A genomic stretch from Microbacterium proteolyticum includes:
- a CDS encoding bestrophin-like domain, which produces MWLYDLPMSVGLPIFIVVVVGGSCGILLILRRWVSAVAPQGEEWDRVLSYAVGAYGVFYGVTLALIAAAAYGNFTEVDGVVLEESSTLAALYRTAALLPEPESSQVQQQINQYTRDVIDLDWPMQRRLEIPAETDANITAMQQSIAAVQPSSPAEILYVQQSLDQFHMLVENRRERIALTHLALPSVLWIVLAVGAVLNAILIGLIEVRNLRVHLLMSGMLALFVALLLYAIAGFDHAYAGPIAVTPEYFEDLLEGLFADEP; this is translated from the coding sequence ATGTGGCTCTACGACCTGCCGATGTCCGTCGGTCTGCCGATCTTCATCGTGGTCGTGGTCGGCGGCTCGTGCGGCATCCTGTTGATCCTGCGCAGGTGGGTCTCCGCGGTCGCACCGCAGGGTGAGGAGTGGGACCGCGTGCTCAGCTACGCGGTCGGCGCCTACGGCGTCTTCTACGGCGTGACCCTCGCCCTCATCGCGGCCGCCGCCTACGGCAACTTCACCGAGGTCGACGGCGTGGTGCTCGAGGAGTCGTCGACGCTCGCCGCGCTGTACCGCACGGCGGCGCTGCTGCCCGAACCCGAGTCCAGCCAGGTGCAGCAGCAGATCAACCAGTACACGCGTGACGTCATCGACCTGGACTGGCCGATGCAGCGCAGACTCGAGATCCCCGCCGAGACGGATGCCAACATCACGGCCATGCAGCAGTCGATCGCCGCCGTGCAGCCGTCGTCACCGGCCGAGATCCTCTACGTGCAGCAGTCGCTCGACCAGTTCCACATGCTCGTCGAGAACCGTCGCGAGCGGATCGCCCTCACGCACCTGGCGCTGCCCAGCGTGCTGTGGATCGTGCTCGCGGTCGGGGCGGTGCTGAACGCCATCCTCATCGGCCTCATCGAGGTGCGGAACCTGCGCGTGCACCTGCTGATGTCGGGCATGCTCGCGTTGTTCGTCGCGCTGCTGCTGTACGCGATCGCCGGGTTCGACCACGCGTACGCCGGTCCGATCGCAGTGACCCCGGAGTACTTCGAAGACCTGCTGGAGGGCCTGTTCGCCGACGAGCCGTGA
- the hemQ gene encoding hydrogen peroxide-dependent heme synthase: protein MSHDSDSSVYTLWAVFRRDPENPVTASEATELADLVSLIEADGVTVRGFYDVSGLRADADLMVWLYGEDPQALQRDLRRLRRTDLLKNLLPTWNAMGVHRDAEFNRSHVPGFLRGIEAQQWLCLYPFIRSYEWYLLPEAERREMLIEHGKKGSAYKGVIANTVASFALGDYEWLLPMEADVLTDLVDMMRDLRYTEARRHVREEVPFYTGRLVTLDEIPEILQ from the coding sequence ATGTCCCACGACAGCGACTCGTCCGTGTACACCCTGTGGGCGGTCTTCCGCCGCGATCCCGAGAACCCGGTCACCGCCTCCGAAGCGACCGAACTCGCCGACCTGGTCTCACTCATCGAGGCCGACGGCGTCACGGTCCGTGGTTTCTACGACGTCAGCGGCCTGCGCGCCGACGCCGACCTGATGGTCTGGCTGTACGGCGAAGACCCCCAGGCCCTGCAGCGCGACCTGCGGCGCCTGCGCCGCACCGACCTGCTCAAGAACCTGCTGCCCACCTGGAACGCGATGGGCGTGCACCGCGACGCGGAGTTCAACCGCTCGCACGTGCCCGGCTTCCTCCGTGGTATCGAGGCGCAGCAGTGGCTGTGCCTGTACCCCTTCATCCGCAGCTACGAGTGGTACCTGCTGCCCGAGGCGGAGCGGCGCGAGATGCTCATCGAGCACGGCAAGAAAGGCTCCGCCTACAAGGGCGTCATCGCCAACACGGTGGCATCCTTCGCCCTCGGCGACTACGAGTGGCTTCTGCCCATGGAGGCCGACGTGCTCACCGACCTCGTCGACATGATGCGCGACCTGCGATACACCGAGGCCCGCCGTCACGTGCGCGAGGAGGTGCCGTTCTACACCGGGCGTCTGGTCACGCTCGACGAGATCCCCGAGATCCTCCAGTGA
- the hemC gene encoding hydroxymethylbilane synthase, which translates to MSAPLRLGTRRSALAMTQSQMVADAVSAASGRAVELVPIVSEGDVNRASLSQLGGRGVFANGLREALAADRCDFLVHSLKDLPTLQPEGLVIAATPAREDARDVVVTRDGTPLGALPPGSRVGTGSPRRIAQALRHSPRVDIHDIRGNVDSRLARVRDGELDAVILAAAGISRLGGDLGGLHAEELGLAEWPTAPGQGSLAVETRADIDPEILAALAQLDDEDTRVAVTAERTVLSALDAGCSAPVGTHAAIADGDLRVRAIVYALDGSRRIGIDRTVRLTPGYGGETGSGNGADAADDGGSMTRATRLGREAARRLLERGAADLVPRESTT; encoded by the coding sequence GTGAGTGCGCCCCTGCGCCTCGGCACGCGGCGCAGCGCCTTGGCCATGACCCAGTCGCAGATGGTCGCCGACGCGGTCTCTGCGGCATCCGGTCGCGCCGTCGAACTCGTGCCGATCGTGTCGGAGGGCGACGTCAACCGCGCCTCGCTGTCGCAGCTCGGCGGGCGCGGTGTGTTCGCCAACGGTCTGCGCGAGGCGCTCGCCGCCGATCGGTGCGATTTCCTCGTGCACTCGCTGAAAGACCTGCCGACTCTCCAGCCCGAGGGACTCGTCATCGCGGCGACGCCGGCTCGAGAAGACGCACGCGATGTCGTCGTGACGCGCGACGGCACCCCGCTCGGGGCGCTCCCGCCGGGCTCGCGCGTGGGCACCGGTTCGCCCCGCCGAATCGCCCAGGCGCTGCGGCACAGTCCGCGCGTCGACATCCACGACATCCGCGGCAACGTCGACTCGCGTCTCGCGCGCGTGCGCGACGGAGAGCTGGATGCCGTGATCCTCGCCGCCGCGGGCATCTCGCGCCTCGGCGGTGATCTCGGCGGGCTGCACGCCGAGGAGCTGGGACTCGCGGAGTGGCCGACCGCTCCCGGGCAGGGCTCGCTCGCCGTGGAGACCCGCGCCGACATCGACCCCGAGATCCTGGCTGCCCTTGCCCAGCTCGACGACGAGGACACCCGCGTCGCCGTCACGGCAGAGCGCACGGTGCTGTCGGCCCTGGATGCCGGGTGCAGCGCGCCCGTCGGAACGCACGCCGCCATCGCCGACGGCGACCTGCGGGTGCGTGCCATCGTCTACGCGCTCGACGGATCACGTCGGATCGGTATTGATCGAACGGTGCGTCTCACACCGGGGTATGGTGGGGAAACGGGCAGTGGCAATGGAGCGGATGCTGCCGACGACGGGGGATCCATGACGCGTGCAACGCGCCTGGGCCGAGAAGCCGCGCGTCGGTTGCTCGAACGCGGGGCGGCCGATCTGGTACCACGAGAGTCGACCACATGA
- a CDS encoding uroporphyrinogen-III synthase, translated as MNEGHRHTPNPTTGSVPKPLSGRRVLVPRGGPWGDGVAARLRQLGAAPVIAPLINFAPTNDQATLDEALADLAAGAFDWLTLTSATTVDVLYAYKAVIPAKTRVAVVGETTAAAMQAVGYRVDLVPERDNSAQGMAEQMIDLESSPRTVLTLRSEIAKPVLTRLLIEAGHDVRSVVAYRTVGVPVSEKVAGDVHSGRINAILVTSGSVAEQVVEQFPEIPASTVIAAIGPRTAKDAKRAGLSVDVVAERQTVDALIEAVARFPVPTESTP; from the coding sequence ATGAATGAAGGCCACCGGCACACGCCGAATCCCACGACGGGCAGCGTTCCCAAGCCTCTTTCCGGACGGCGCGTGCTCGTGCCGCGCGGCGGTCCCTGGGGTGATGGCGTCGCCGCGCGCCTCCGACAGCTCGGGGCTGCTCCTGTCATCGCCCCACTGATCAACTTCGCGCCCACGAACGACCAGGCGACGCTGGACGAAGCCCTCGCCGACCTCGCCGCGGGTGCCTTCGATTGGCTCACGCTCACCAGCGCGACGACGGTCGACGTGCTGTACGCCTACAAGGCGGTGATCCCCGCGAAGACGCGGGTCGCCGTGGTGGGCGAGACCACGGCCGCGGCCATGCAGGCCGTCGGCTATCGTGTCGACCTCGTGCCCGAGCGCGACAACTCCGCGCAGGGCATGGCCGAGCAGATGATCGACCTCGAATCCTCGCCCCGCACGGTGCTCACCCTGCGCAGCGAGATCGCCAAGCCGGTGCTGACGCGTCTTCTCATCGAGGCCGGCCACGACGTGCGCAGCGTCGTGGCGTACCGCACCGTCGGGGTGCCGGTGTCCGAGAAGGTCGCGGGCGACGTGCACTCGGGCCGCATCAACGCCATCCTCGTCACCAGCGGCTCGGTCGCCGAGCAGGTGGTCGAGCAGTTCCCCGAGATCCCGGCATCCACCGTCATCGCGGCGATCGGCCCCCGCACCGCGAAGGATGCCAAGCGCGCCGGGCTCAGCGTCGACGTCGTCGCCGAGCGGCAGACCGTCGACGCCCTCATCGAGGCGGTCGCCCGCTTCCCCGTCCCCACCGAATCGACCCCATGA
- the hemB gene encoding porphobilinogen synthase, whose protein sequence is MSFPEHRPRRLRRTPAVRRLARETHLVPSQLVLPMFVREGITEPSPIGSMPGIVQHSLDSLRRAVAEAAEERIGGVMLFGVPETRDAVGSGADDPHGILNVATEAVVAEVGDALVVQTDLCLDEFTDHGHCGVLRQAQEPAAQAVVDNDATLERYTAMGLAQARAGSAMLGLSGMMDGQVGAVREALDAEGFTDTLILAYSAKYAGAFYGPFREAVDSQLKGDRRSYQLDPGNGREGVREALLDVEEGADIVMVKPALPYLDVLADVRASVDVPVWAYQVSGEYAMVEAAAAHGWIDRRGAIMESLLGIRRAGADAILTYWALEAARWLRAEL, encoded by the coding sequence ATGAGCTTCCCCGAGCACCGCCCGCGGCGTCTGCGCCGCACGCCCGCCGTCCGCCGTCTCGCTCGCGAGACGCACCTCGTGCCGTCGCAGCTCGTGCTGCCGATGTTCGTGCGCGAGGGCATCACCGAGCCGAGCCCGATCGGCTCGATGCCCGGCATCGTGCAGCACTCGCTCGACTCGCTCCGCCGTGCCGTCGCCGAAGCGGCCGAGGAACGGATCGGCGGCGTCATGCTCTTCGGCGTGCCCGAGACGCGCGACGCGGTCGGTTCGGGCGCCGATGACCCGCACGGCATCCTGAACGTCGCGACCGAGGCCGTCGTGGCCGAGGTGGGCGACGCGCTCGTCGTGCAGACCGATCTGTGCCTGGACGAGTTCACCGATCACGGGCACTGCGGGGTCCTTCGACAAGCTCAGGAACCTGCTGCACAAGCGGTCGTCGACAACGACGCGACCCTGGAGCGCTACACCGCGATGGGTCTCGCCCAGGCGCGAGCGGGCTCCGCGATGCTCGGGCTGTCGGGAATGATGGACGGCCAGGTGGGCGCGGTGCGCGAGGCCCTGGATGCCGAGGGCTTCACCGACACCCTGATCCTCGCCTACTCGGCCAAGTACGCCGGTGCCTTCTACGGGCCGTTCCGCGAGGCCGTCGACTCGCAGCTGAAGGGCGACCGCCGCTCGTACCAGCTCGACCCCGGCAACGGCCGCGAGGGCGTGCGCGAGGCGCTGCTCGATGTCGAAGAGGGCGCCGACATCGTCATGGTCAAGCCCGCGCTGCCCTACCTCGACGTGCTCGCCGACGTTCGCGCGTCCGTGGACGTGCCGGTGTGGGCGTACCAGGTGTCGGGGGAGTACGCGATGGTCGAGGCCGCTGCGGCGCACGGCTGGATCGACCGCCGCGGCGCGATCATGGAGAGCCTGCTCGGCATCCGTCGCGCGGGCGCTGATGCGATCCTGACCTACTGGGCGCTCGAGGCCGCCCGCTGGCTGCGCGCCGAGCTGTAG
- the hemL gene encoding glutamate-1-semialdehyde 2,1-aminomutase: MTDLNDQWFARAKDVIPGGVNSPVRAYGSVGGTPRFVQSASGPRITDAAGREYVDLVASWGPALLGHAHPEVVGAVQAAASRGLSFGAPTGAEVELADLIAQRVQVGDLKPIEKVRLVSTGTEATMTAIRLARGVTGRDLLIKFAGHYHGHSDGLLAAAGSGVATLALPGSAGVPAPIAAQTLVLPYNDLDAVREAFEVHGQNIAAIIVEAASANMGVVPPLPGFNAALADIAHEHGALLIMDEVLTGFRVHPAGFWGLQASQGETYLPDILTFGKVVGGGMPLAALAGRAEVMDHLAPLGPVYQAGTLSGNPLSVAAGLATLRLATPEVYASVDTAAARVADALGAALTAEGVVHVVPRAGSLFGVAFLPEVPLDYATALTQQSYRYAAFFHSMLDAGVSLPPSVFEAWFLTAAHDETALAQVLDALPAAAKAAAEALDPTLLAQ, encoded by the coding sequence ATGACCGACCTCAACGACCAGTGGTTCGCCCGCGCCAAAGACGTCATCCCGGGCGGGGTGAACTCGCCCGTGCGGGCCTACGGCTCGGTCGGCGGCACGCCGCGATTCGTGCAGTCGGCCTCGGGGCCGCGGATCACGGATGCCGCAGGTCGCGAGTACGTCGACCTCGTCGCCTCGTGGGGTCCCGCGCTCCTCGGCCACGCGCACCCCGAGGTGGTCGGCGCGGTGCAGGCCGCGGCATCCCGGGGTCTGTCGTTCGGTGCTCCCACGGGGGCCGAGGTGGAGCTGGCGGACCTCATCGCCCAGCGCGTGCAGGTCGGCGACCTGAAGCCCATCGAGAAGGTACGGCTGGTGTCCACCGGCACCGAGGCGACGATGACGGCGATCCGCCTCGCGCGTGGCGTGACGGGCCGCGATCTGCTCATCAAGTTCGCCGGCCACTACCACGGCCACTCCGACGGGCTGCTGGCCGCCGCCGGGTCGGGAGTCGCGACCCTGGCGCTGCCCGGCTCGGCCGGCGTTCCTGCGCCGATCGCCGCGCAGACACTCGTGCTGCCCTACAACGACCTCGACGCGGTGCGCGAGGCGTTCGAGGTGCACGGACAGAACATCGCCGCGATCATCGTCGAGGCGGCATCCGCCAACATGGGCGTCGTGCCGCCGCTGCCCGGCTTCAACGCGGCCCTCGCCGACATCGCCCACGAACACGGCGCGCTGCTCATCATGGACGAGGTGCTCACCGGCTTCCGCGTGCACCCGGCCGGCTTCTGGGGCCTGCAGGCCTCGCAGGGCGAGACGTACCTGCCCGATATCCTCACCTTCGGCAAGGTCGTCGGCGGAGGGATGCCGCTGGCCGCCCTCGCGGGTCGCGCCGAGGTCATGGATCATCTGGCCCCCCTCGGCCCGGTCTATCAGGCCGGCACACTGTCGGGAAACCCGCTGTCGGTCGCCGCGGGCTTGGCGACGCTTCGCCTCGCGACGCCCGAGGTGTACGCATCCGTCGATACCGCGGCCGCGCGGGTCGCCGACGCGCTCGGTGCCGCGCTGACGGCGGAGGGCGTGGTGCACGTGGTGCCGCGCGCGGGGTCGCTGTTCGGCGTCGCGTTCCTGCCCGAGGTGCCGTTGGACTACGCCACCGCGCTCACGCAGCAGTCGTACCGCTACGCCGCGTTCTTCCACTCGATGCTGGATGCCGGCGTCTCGCTGCCCCCGAGCGTGTTCGAGGCGTGGTTCCTCACCGCCGCGCACGACGAGACGGCGCTCGCTCAGGTGCTCGACGCGCTGCCGGCGGCGGCGAAGGCCGCGGCGGAGGCATTGGACCCGACGCTGCTGGCACAGTAG
- the cofD gene encoding 2-phospho-L-lactate transferase translates to MEPSAPRVVVLAGGVGGSKFTLGVRAALSGLGAPEATVVVNTGDDLWLSGVRLQPDVDSITYALAGVNDTVRGWGRAGDTERVNVELQAWGAGWPWFTLGDLDLGTHLARTGWLREGLTPTQVLARMAERWPLGIRLLPMTDSEVDTHVLLEDGRRLHFQEWWTRHRAQLAPRAFENPGIADAVPAPGVTEAIAQADVVLLAPSNPVVSIGPILAVPGVREALRQTPARVVGVSPIIGGRVVRGMADVCLAAIGVETSAAAVARHYGARSSGGVLDAWLLAEEDADAASAVEAEGIRAVVAPLWMRGEETSAAIAEAALGA, encoded by the coding sequence ATGGAACCCTCCGCCCCTCGTGTCGTCGTTCTCGCCGGTGGAGTCGGGGGGTCGAAGTTCACGCTCGGCGTGCGCGCCGCCCTGAGCGGCCTCGGCGCGCCCGAAGCGACAGTGGTCGTCAATACCGGTGACGACCTGTGGCTCTCAGGCGTGCGGTTGCAGCCCGACGTCGACTCGATCACCTACGCCCTCGCCGGCGTCAACGACACCGTGCGCGGCTGGGGCCGCGCGGGCGACACCGAGCGCGTCAACGTGGAGCTGCAGGCGTGGGGCGCGGGCTGGCCCTGGTTCACGCTGGGCGATCTCGACCTCGGCACCCACCTCGCCCGCACCGGCTGGTTGAGGGAGGGTCTCACCCCGACCCAGGTGCTCGCACGCATGGCGGAGCGGTGGCCGCTCGGCATCCGGCTCCTGCCCATGACCGACAGCGAGGTCGACACGCACGTGCTGCTCGAGGACGGGCGACGCCTGCACTTCCAGGAGTGGTGGACGCGGCACCGCGCCCAGCTCGCGCCGCGGGCGTTCGAGAATCCCGGCATCGCGGATGCCGTGCCCGCCCCCGGAGTGACGGAGGCCATCGCGCAGGCCGATGTCGTGCTGCTGGCCCCGTCGAACCCCGTCGTCTCGATCGGGCCGATTCTCGCGGTGCCGGGCGTGCGCGAGGCACTTCGACAGACCCCGGCCCGAGTGGTCGGCGTCTCGCCGATCATCGGCGGACGGGTCGTGCGCGGCATGGCCGATGTGTGCCTGGCGGCGATCGGCGTGGAGACCTCGGCCGCCGCGGTCGCGCGACACTACGGCGCGCGGTCCTCGGGTGGGGTGCTCGATGCGTGGCTGCTCGCCGAGGAAGACGCGGATGCCGCCAGTGCGGTCGAGGCGGAGGGTATCCGCGCGGTCGTCGCGCCGCTGTGGATGCGCGGCGAGGAGACGTCGGCCGCGATCGCGGAGGCGGCGCTGGGCGCCTGA
- the cofC gene encoding 2-phospho-L-lactate guanylyltransferase: MSTPSAPGWTIIVPVKPAAVGKSRLTDVGTDREALARAIALDTIAAAVAATRVARVVVVTDDPGVRAELRRARTVEIVPEGDTRGLDAAIALGAAAAGQGVARAALLGDLPALRPADLDHALELAASVERGLVPDAEATGSTLVTARAGAVWVSAFGVDSASRHRLLGCTDLAVERDSTLRRDVDTAEQLAQAVSLGVGPRTAAVLGAAAA; this comes from the coding sequence ATGAGCACCCCCAGCGCCCCCGGATGGACCATCATCGTGCCGGTCAAACCCGCCGCGGTGGGTAAGTCGCGCCTGACCGACGTCGGCACAGACCGCGAGGCGCTCGCCCGCGCCATCGCCCTCGACACGATCGCCGCGGCCGTCGCCGCGACGCGCGTCGCCCGCGTCGTCGTCGTGACCGACGACCCCGGCGTCCGCGCCGAACTCCGCCGCGCTCGCACCGTCGAGATCGTTCCCGAGGGCGACACCCGCGGACTCGACGCCGCCATCGCGCTCGGCGCCGCCGCCGCCGGCCAGGGCGTCGCCCGCGCCGCCCTCCTCGGCGACCTGCCCGCCCTGCGCCCGGCCGATCTCGACCACGCCCTGGAGCTCGCGGCATCCGTCGAGCGGGGTCTGGTTCCGGATGCCGAGGCCACCGGCTCCACCCTCGTCACCGCCCGCGCCGGAGCGGTGTGGGTGTCGGCCTTCGGCGTCGACTCGGCGTCCCGCCACCGCCTGCTGGGATGCACCGACCTCGCCGTCGAACGCGACTCGACACTGCGCCGCGACGTCGACACCGCGGAGCAGCTGGCCCAGGCCGTGTCGCTCGGCGTCGGTCCACGGACCGCGGCGGTGCTGGGGGCCGCGGCGGCCTGA
- the fgd gene encoding glucose-6-phosphate dehydrogenase (coenzyme-F420), translating into MTVPLRFGYKASSEQFGPNELLDFGVLAEEVGFDSVFLSDHLQPWMHDGGHSPNALPWLGALGARTESVIIGTSVLTPTFRYHPGVIAQVFATLGVMYPGRVVLGVGTGEALNEVTLGLEWPEPPERFQRLKEAITIINELWAGERVTYEGTYYSVKDATIYDRPEQKVPIYIGASGPAATRLAGRIAEGYITTSGKDPELYTDKLLPALDDGLSKAGRTRDDVDTLMEVKVSYHPDHDTALEKTRFWAPLALTAEEKMSVHDPLEMQRLANELPIERAASRFIVSTDPDEHVERIAKYVDLGFRHLVFHDPGHDQEQFLRTYGDEILPRLRKRFA; encoded by the coding sequence ATGACCGTTCCCCTGCGTTTCGGATACAAGGCGTCGAGCGAGCAGTTCGGCCCCAACGAGCTGCTCGACTTCGGCGTGCTCGCCGAGGAGGTCGGGTTCGACTCCGTCTTCCTCTCCGACCACCTCCAGCCGTGGATGCACGACGGCGGCCACTCCCCCAACGCCCTTCCGTGGCTCGGCGCCCTCGGCGCGCGCACCGAGAGCGTGATCATCGGCACGAGCGTGCTCACCCCCACCTTCCGCTACCACCCCGGCGTCATCGCCCAGGTGTTCGCGACGCTCGGCGTGATGTACCCCGGCCGTGTGGTGCTGGGCGTCGGCACGGGCGAGGCCCTCAACGAGGTGACCCTGGGCCTGGAGTGGCCCGAGCCCCCCGAGCGGTTCCAGCGCCTGAAAGAGGCGATCACGATCATCAACGAGCTGTGGGCCGGCGAGCGGGTCACCTACGAGGGCACGTACTACTCGGTGAAGGATGCCACCATCTACGACCGCCCCGAGCAGAAGGTGCCGATCTACATCGGCGCCTCCGGCCCCGCGGCCACGCGCCTCGCCGGACGCATCGCCGAGGGCTACATCACCACGAGCGGCAAGGACCCGGAGCTCTACACCGACAAGCTCCTCCCCGCCCTCGACGACGGCCTGTCGAAGGCCGGTCGCACCCGCGACGACGTCGACACGCTCATGGAGGTCAAGGTCTCGTACCACCCCGACCACGACACCGCGCTGGAGAAGACGCGGTTCTGGGCGCCGCTCGCCCTCACCGCCGAAGAGAAGATGAGCGTGCACGACCCCCTCGAGATGCAACGACTCGCGAACGAGCTGCCGATCGAGCGCGCGGCATCCCGGTTCATCGTCTCGACCGACCCCGACGAGCACGTCGAGCGCATCGCGAAGTACGTCGATCTCGGCTTCCGCCACCTCGTGTTCCACGACCCAGGACACGACCAGGAGCAGTTCCTGCGCACCTACGGCGACGAGATCCTGCCGCGCTTGCGCAAGCGCTTCGCCTGA
- a CDS encoding flavin-containing monooxygenase, with protein sequence MRVIDVVIVGAGFAGLAMAGALRRAGRDDIVVLERADDVGGTWRDNTYPGVACDVPAHLYSLAAHPNPHWSRTFASGREIQAYLRDVAAREGLGDRLRLRTPLLGAEWDATGAIWRIDTDAEPLAARSLVLACGRLTEPHVPGIPGLESFDGPIFHTARWDHDVDLTGKRVAVVGTGASAVQLVPELAPRAGHVTLFQRTPAWIVPRGGGDIDPAARDHLAAHPGALARLRADLYAEGELRFASRSGDPTASDAARAVALAHLHAQVADPALRAALTPDYAFGCKRVLLSDAFYPAVGSDAVALEPTALSAVDGSTLTAASGARYAADVLVLATGFASTQQPYADLVRGEDGTLAAHWSEGMTSFGSTVVAGFPNLFVLNGPNASLGHNSAVLMAEEQAAYVVGALAERDRRPDSVLRVRAEAERAYTDEIAAAAASTPWLTGGCRNWYVDDRSGRLTLLWPGTVRAFHERLVGTDGSEFEPAHTPVRGCEVGGER encoded by the coding sequence GTGAGGGTCATCGACGTCGTCATCGTCGGTGCCGGTTTCGCCGGTCTCGCCATGGCCGGGGCTCTCCGCCGCGCGGGCCGCGACGACATCGTCGTGCTCGAACGTGCCGACGACGTGGGCGGAACCTGGCGCGACAACACCTACCCCGGCGTCGCGTGCGATGTGCCCGCCCACCTCTACAGCCTCGCCGCGCACCCCAATCCGCACTGGTCTCGCACGTTCGCCTCGGGCCGCGAGATCCAGGCCTACCTCCGAGACGTCGCCGCGCGCGAAGGGCTCGGCGATCGCCTGCGGCTCCGCACTCCCCTCCTGGGGGCGGAATGGGATGCCACCGGCGCAATCTGGCGGATCGACACGGACGCCGAGCCCCTCGCCGCCCGCTCGCTGGTGCTGGCGTGCGGACGCCTCACCGAGCCGCACGTTCCCGGCATCCCGGGCCTGGAGTCGTTCGACGGCCCCATCTTCCACACCGCGCGCTGGGATCACGATGTCGACCTGACGGGGAAGCGCGTCGCCGTCGTGGGCACCGGAGCGAGCGCGGTGCAGCTCGTGCCCGAACTCGCCCCGCGCGCGGGACACGTGACGCTGTTCCAGCGCACTCCCGCGTGGATCGTCCCACGCGGCGGCGGAGACATCGACCCGGCCGCCCGCGACCACCTCGCCGCGCACCCCGGCGCCCTCGCCCGCCTACGCGCCGATCTCTACGCCGAGGGCGAGTTGCGCTTCGCCTCGCGCTCGGGCGACCCCACGGCATCCGACGCCGCCCGCGCCGTGGCCCTCGCCCACCTGCACGCACAGGTCGCCGACCCCGCGCTACGCGCGGCCCTCACCCCCGACTACGCCTTCGGGTGCAAGCGCGTGCTGCTCTCCGACGCGTTCTACCCCGCAGTGGGATCGGATGCCGTGGCCCTCGAGCCGACGGCGCTGTCCGCCGTCGACGGCTCCACGCTCACCGCGGCGAGCGGCGCGCGGTACGCCGCCGACGTGCTCGTGCTGGCGACCGGCTTCGCCTCGACGCAGCAGCCCTATGCCGACCTCGTGCGCGGCGAGGACGGGACGCTCGCCGCGCACTGGTCCGAGGGCATGACGTCGTTCGGCTCCACGGTCGTCGCGGGCTTCCCGAACCTGTTCGTCCTCAACGGCCCGAACGCCAGCCTCGGCCACAACTCGGCCGTCCTGATGGCCGAAGAGCAGGCGGCGTACGTCGTCGGTGCCCTCGCCGAACGCGACCGCCGTCCCGATTCGGTGCTCCGCGTCCGCGCCGAGGCCGAACGGGCCTACACCGACGAGATCGCCGCCGCCGCGGCATCCACCCCCTGGCTGACCGGCGGATGCCGCAACTGGTACGTCGACGACCGTTCGGGGCGTCTGACCCTGCTGTGGCCGGGAACCGTCCGGGCGTTCCACGAGCGCCTCGTGGGCACCGACGGTTCGGAGTTCGAGCCCGCGCACACCCCCGTGCGCGGATGCGAAGTTGGAGGAGAAAGATGA